One Jeotgalibaca porci genomic region harbors:
- the rplO gene encoding 50S ribosomal protein L15: protein MKLHELQQTEGSRKVRNRVGRGSSSGNGKTSGRGHKGQKARSGGGVRLGFEGGQQPLFRRIPKRGFSNINRKDYAVVNLDTLNRFEEGTEVTPALLVESGVVRNEKSGIKVLAKGAVEKKLTVKAHKFSDAAKEAIEAAGGTVEVI, encoded by the coding sequence ATGAAACTTCATGAATTGCAACAGACAGAAGGTTCACGTAAAGTACGTAACCGTGTAGGCCGTGGTTCTTCATCCGGTAATGGTAAAACATCTGGACGCGGACACAAAGGTCAAAAAGCTCGTTCTGGTGGTGGAGTTAGACTAGGTTTTGAAGGTGGACAACAACCATTGTTCCGTCGTATTCCAAAACGTGGTTTCTCAAACATCAACCGTAAAGACTACGCAGTTGTAAACCTAGATACGTTAAACCGTTTCGAAGAAGGTACAGAAGTAACACCAGCATTGCTTGTTGAAAGCGGCGTTGTTCGTAACGAAAAATCCGGCATCAAAGTTCTTGCTAAAGGTGCAGTAGAGAAGAAATTGACTGTTAAAGCTCATAAATTCTCTGATGCAGCGAAAGAAGCTATTGAAGCTGCAGGTGGAACTGTTGAGGTGATCTAA
- the secY gene encoding preprotein translocase subunit SecY has translation MFKLLKEAFQTKDIRSRIFFTLALLIVFRIGTHITVPGVDAAAIQNLASTGLFSLLNTFGGGALSQYSIFALGVSPYITASIVVQLLQMDIIPKFTEWSKQGEVGRRKLNQGTKYLAVFLAFVQSIGISIGFNQLSNLGLIKNPGITTYLIIALIMTAGSMFVIFIGDSITQHGIGNGTSLIIFSGIVARIPVDLMTFYQDRFVDAGDQLISNIIFAVALLVAMVLLIIFVVFIQQAERRIPIQYSKRATGSNQAAHLPLKINSAGVIPVIFASSFMMTPQTILGFFAANHSEATWYTVLNTLFNFREPIGAVIYTILIVAFTYFYALIQINPEKMAENLQRSGAYIPSVRPGKGTEDYITSMLMRLSTVGALFLGLIALLPIIASSLWNLPDSLALGGTSLLIVVGTALDTAKQIEGRMVKRNYQGFIQK, from the coding sequence ATGTTTAAACTTCTGAAAGAAGCATTTCAGACTAAAGACATTAGAAGCCGAATTTTCTTCACCCTTGCATTGTTGATTGTATTCCGTATTGGAACACATATCACAGTACCAGGTGTTGACGCGGCAGCCATTCAAAATTTAGCATCTACTGGATTGTTCAGCTTGCTGAACACATTCGGGGGTGGAGCGCTGAGTCAGTATTCGATTTTCGCTTTGGGTGTCTCGCCATACATAACTGCTTCTATCGTCGTTCAGCTCTTGCAAATGGATATTATTCCGAAGTTTACGGAATGGTCTAAGCAAGGTGAAGTAGGTAGAAGAAAGTTAAATCAAGGAACTAAATACTTAGCTGTATTTCTTGCATTTGTACAATCAATCGGTATTTCCATCGGATTTAATCAACTGTCCAACTTGGGCTTGATTAAGAATCCTGGAATCACAACTTACCTTATTATCGCATTGATAATGACTGCTGGTTCGATGTTCGTTATCTTCATTGGTGACTCCATCACACAGCACGGGATTGGTAATGGGACTTCTCTCATCATCTTCTCCGGTATCGTTGCCCGTATTCCAGTTGATTTGATGACATTCTACCAAGATCGATTCGTCGATGCTGGTGATCAGCTAATCTCGAATATTATCTTCGCAGTTGCCTTGCTAGTAGCAATGGTACTGCTGATAATTTTTGTTGTGTTTATTCAACAAGCGGAACGTAGAATTCCGATTCAATATTCTAAAAGAGCTACTGGTTCCAATCAAGCAGCGCATTTACCATTAAAGATTAACTCTGCTGGAGTTATTCCGGTAATCTTCGCCAGCTCCTTCATGATGACGCCGCAAACAATCTTAGGATTCTTCGCAGCGAACCATAGTGAAGCAACTTGGTACACTGTGTTAAATACTTTATTTAACTTCCGTGAGCCAATTGGTGCTGTAATCTATACAATTTTAATTGTCGCGTTCACGTATTTCTACGCATTGATTCAGATTAATCCTGAAAAAATGGCTGAGAACTTACAAAGATCTGGTGCGTACATCCCAAGTGTTCGTCCAGGTAAAGGAACAGAAGATTACATTACGAGTATGTTGATGCGTTTAAGTACAGTTGGTGCTTTGTTCCTCGGCTTGATTGCCCTGTTGCCAATCATTGCTTCGTCATTGTGGAACCTCCCAGACTCACTAGCTCTAGGTGGAACAAGCCTTCTAATCGTTGTCGGTACCGCTTTGGATACTGCTAAACAAATTGAAGGACGAATGGTGAAACGCAATTATCAAGGATTTATTCAAAAGTAA
- a CDS encoding adenylate kinase, giving the protein MKNLIITGLPGAGKGTQAERIIEKYEIPHISTGDMFRSAIKNETQLGLEAKSFMDKGELVPDEVTNGIVKERLQEEDTKNGFLLDGFPRTMDQADALDKIMTDLDRTIDAVINIDVNPEVLMSRLTGRIICRNCGATYHKVNHPPKVEGVCDKCGSTDLYQREDDKPETVENRIRINQEQSAPILEYYSNKGLLHTVDGEIGIENVFSEVQNIID; this is encoded by the coding sequence ATGAAGAACCTAATTATTACTGGACTTCCCGGCGCTGGGAAAGGTACACAAGCTGAGCGTATTATTGAAAAATATGAGATTCCTCATATTTCAACTGGTGATATGTTCCGTTCAGCAATCAAAAATGAAACACAGTTAGGACTTGAAGCTAAATCATTTATGGATAAAGGCGAACTCGTTCCTGACGAAGTTACAAATGGGATTGTTAAAGAACGTTTACAAGAAGAAGATACAAAAAATGGCTTTTTACTTGATGGATTCCCAAGAACAATGGACCAAGCAGATGCTTTGGATAAGATTATGACTGACCTAGATCGTACGATCGATGCGGTTATTAACATTGATGTGAATCCCGAAGTACTAATGTCTCGTTTGACAGGTCGAATTATTTGCCGTAATTGTGGCGCTACTTATCACAAAGTAAACCACCCACCAAAAGTGGAAGGTGTTTGCGATAAATGCGGCAGTACTGATTTGTATCAAAGAGAAGATGACAAACCTGAAACAGTGGAAAATCGGATTCGCATCAACCAAGAACAATCCGCACCAATCTTAGAGTACTACTCTAACAAAGGATTGCTTCACACTGTAGATGGTGAAATTGGAATCGAGAACGTGTTCTCAGAAGTCCAAAACATCATCGACTAA
- the infA gene encoding translation initiation factor IF-1: MAKDDVIEIEGIVAETLPNAMFKVELENGHIVLAHVSGKIRMNYIRILPGDKVTVELSPYDLTRGRITYRFK, translated from the coding sequence ATGGCGAAAGATGATGTCATTGAAATTGAAGGAATAGTCGCTGAAACTTTGCCAAACGCAATGTTTAAGGTAGAACTTGAAAACGGCCATATTGTGCTCGCGCATGTGTCAGGGAAAATCCGGATGAACTACATTCGTATTCTACCTGGTGATAAAGTAACGGTTGAATTGTCACCGTACGATCTTACACGCGGCCGTATTACATATCGTTTCAAATAA
- the rpmJ gene encoding 50S ribosomal protein L36: protein MKVRASVKPICEKCKVIRRKGRVMVICENPKHKQRQG from the coding sequence ATGAAAGTTAGAGCATCAGTAAAGCCGATTTGCGAAAAGTGTAAAGTCATTCGTAGAAAAGGCCGTGTTATGGTGATTTGCGAAAATCCTAAACACAAACAACGCCAAGGATAA
- the rpsM gene encoding 30S ribosomal protein S13, whose translation MARIAGVDIPRDKRIVISLTYIYGIGNTTAKQVLKSAEVSEETRVRDLTNDELDRIRAEVDKLKIEGDLRRETNLNIKRLMEIGSYRGIRHRRGLPVRGQNTKNNARTRKGPAKAIAGKKK comes from the coding sequence ATGGCTCGTATCGCTGGGGTAGATATTCCGCGTGATAAACGCATCGTTATCTCATTAACATATATTTACGGTATCGGTAATACAACTGCTAAGCAAGTGCTTAAGAGTGCAGAAGTATCCGAAGAAACTCGTGTACGTGATTTAACAAACGATGAATTAGATCGTATCCGTGCAGAAGTAGACAAATTAAAAATCGAAGGTGACTTACGTCGTGAAACGAACTTAAACATCAAACGTTTGATGGAAATCGGTTCATATAGAGGTATTCGCCACCGTCGTGGATTGCCTGTTCGTGGTCAAAATACTAAGAACAACGCACGTACTCGTAAAGGTCCTGCAAAAGCAATCGCTGGTAAGAAAAAATAA
- the rpsK gene encoding 30S ribosomal protein S11: MVKKVSRKRRVKKNIDSGVAHIRSTFNNTIVMITDTHGNAISWSSAGALGFRGSRKSTPFAAQMAAEAAAKVCMEHGMKSVEVAVKGPGSGREAAVRSLQAAGLEVTAIRDVTPIPHNGCRPPKRRRV, encoded by the coding sequence ATGGTTAAAAAAGTATCGCGTAAACGTCGTGTGAAAAAGAATATTGACTCCGGAGTAGCACATATTCGCTCAACATTCAACAATACAATCGTTATGATTACTGACACTCATGGAAATGCTATTTCATGGTCTTCAGCAGGTGCGTTAGGTTTCCGAGGTTCTCGTAAATCAACTCCTTTTGCTGCTCAAATGGCTGCAGAAGCTGCTGCTAAAGTGTGTATGGAACATGGAATGAAATCTGTAGAAGTTGCAGTTAAAGGTCCTGGTTCAGGACGTGAAGCAGCAGTACGTTCTCTACAAGCTGCAGGTTTGGAAGTTACAGCAATTCGTGACGTTACTCCTATTCCTCACAATGGATGCCGTCCACCAAAACGTCGTCGGGTATAA
- a CDS encoding DNA-directed RNA polymerase subunit alpha, translated as MIEIEKPRIETIEISEDATFGKFVVEPLERGYGTTLGNSLRRILLSSLPGTAVTTLQIDGVLHEFSAIDGVLEDVTQIVLNIKQLALKFYSEEDKTIEIDVKGPAVVTAADINHDSDVEVLNPDLYICTVAEGAHFHVRMDAKNGRGYVRSEHNKTENMPIGVIPVDSIFTPVNKVNYQVENTRIGQQNIYDKLTLDVWTDGSVSPEEAVSLAAKILTEHLNIFVNLTDEARKAEVMVEKEETQKEKMLEMTIEELDLSVRSYNCLKRAGINTIQELTEKSEAEMIKVRNLGRKSLEEVKNKLADLELSLRQDD; from the coding sequence ATGATCGAAATTGAAAAACCAAGAATTGAAACGATTGAGATCAGCGAGGATGCCACGTTTGGCAAATTCGTTGTGGAACCACTTGAACGGGGATATGGGACAACGCTTGGTAACTCATTACGTCGTATTCTATTGTCTTCACTTCCAGGTACTGCAGTAACAACTCTTCAAATTGATGGAGTATTGCATGAGTTCTCAGCTATTGATGGTGTTTTAGAAGACGTAACACAAATCGTCCTAAACATTAAACAACTAGCATTGAAATTCTATTCTGAAGAAGATAAAACAATCGAAATCGATGTGAAAGGTCCTGCAGTCGTAACTGCTGCAGACATCAATCATGATAGTGATGTAGAAGTTTTAAACCCTGATTTATATATTTGTACAGTGGCAGAAGGTGCACATTTCCACGTGCGCATGGACGCAAAGAACGGCCGCGGTTACGTTCGCTCTGAACATAATAAAACGGAAAATATGCCAATTGGTGTAATTCCAGTCGATTCAATTTTCACTCCAGTTAACAAAGTTAACTACCAAGTTGAAAATACACGTATCGGCCAACAAAATATCTACGACAAATTAACATTGGATGTTTGGACAGACGGTTCTGTAAGTCCGGAAGAAGCAGTCAGCTTGGCAGCTAAAATCCTTACTGAACATTTGAACATTTTCGTTAACCTTACTGACGAAGCTCGCAAGGCTGAAGTCATGGTTGAAAAAGAGGAAACTCAAAAAGAGAAAATGCTTGAAATGACAATCGAAGAACTTGATCTATCTGTTCGCTCATACAACTGTTTGAAACGCGCAGGTATTAACACAATCCAAGAACTGACTGAAAAGTCAGAAGCAGAAATGATAAAAGTACGTAATCTCGGACGTAAATCACTTGAAGAAGTTAAGAACAAACTAGCTGATCTAGAATTGTCCTTACGCCAAGATGACTAG
- the rplQ gene encoding 50S ribosomal protein L17 yields the protein MAYRKLGRTSSQRKAMLRDLTTDLIINERIVTTEARAKEIRKTTEKMITLGKRGDLASRRLAAQFVRNEVADVREEDDKIVVEDALQKLFNGLAARYAERQGGYTRILKTEPRRGDAAPMVIIELV from the coding sequence ATGGCTTATCGTAAATTAGGACGTACAAGTTCACAAAGAAAAGCTATGCTTCGCGATTTGACTACAGACCTAATCATTAACGAACGTATCGTGACTACTGAGGCTCGCGCTAAAGAAATCCGTAAAACGACTGAAAAAATGATTACTCTAGGCAAACGTGGCGATTTAGCATCACGCCGTTTGGCAGCACAATTCGTTCGTAACGAAGTTGCAGACGTACGTGAAGAAGACGACAAAATCGTTGTTGAAGATGCATTGCAAAAACTTTTCAATGGCTTGGCTGCACGCTATGCAGAACGTCAAGGTGGATACACTCGTATTCTAAAAACAGAACCACGCCGCGGTGACGCAGCTCCAATGGTTATCATTGAATTAGTTTAA
- a CDS encoding nuclease-related domain-containing protein — protein MKPKTLELLEAMDGRMLFNDDQKRYVWNLQCGYRGECEFVQLMESVRSQHILLRDLYFEPKFSGQIQIDFLLLVGNTVIIYEVKNYSGMWQHSEEMYRQSGMERANPLIQLARTKNNFKALLRELGYPQANVDAVVFHVGSTFTLLGAPENRNVILPTQIQDHLTKLNHYQYAVSDTLVDLAVALEGVALPAPPFLKMIPKYQFESMKKGLRCCKCRCFVVRSSQRLYRCQACGHKGHCGDAVRTALADYRLLFPERLLSGAILAEWCGGLLSASQCRRILQRS, from the coding sequence ATGAAACCAAAAACTTTGGAACTGTTAGAAGCAATGGATGGACGTATGTTATTTAATGACGATCAAAAGCGGTATGTGTGGAATTTGCAATGTGGGTATCGGGGTGAGTGTGAATTTGTGCAGTTAATGGAAAGTGTGCGATCTCAGCATATTTTGCTGCGCGATTTGTATTTCGAACCGAAGTTTTCCGGTCAGATTCAGATTGACTTTTTGCTGTTGGTGGGAAATACCGTCATCATTTACGAAGTGAAGAATTATTCTGGCATGTGGCAACACAGCGAGGAGATGTATCGCCAGTCAGGTATGGAGCGCGCAAATCCGTTGATACAACTGGCGCGGACCAAAAATAATTTCAAGGCGTTATTGCGTGAACTGGGTTATCCACAAGCAAATGTTGATGCGGTGGTCTTTCATGTCGGGAGTACTTTTACGTTGTTGGGTGCACCGGAGAATCGGAATGTAATATTGCCTACCCAGATTCAGGATCATTTGACGAAATTAAATCATTATCAGTATGCCGTTTCAGATACGTTGGTAGATTTGGCCGTTGCTTTGGAGGGGGTCGCTCTTCCCGCCCCGCCGTTCTTGAAAATGATTCCGAAATATCAGTTTGAGTCGATGAAGAAGGGGCTACGCTGTTGCAAGTGTCGGTGTTTTGTCGTGCGGTCTTCGCAACGTCTCTATCGATGCCAAGCGTGCGGTCATAAAGGTCATTGCGGCGATGCTGTTCGAACTGCATTGGCGGATTATCGGCTATTATTTCCGGAGCGCCTGCTCTCGGGAGCAATTTTGGCAGAGTGGTGTGGCGGATTGTTATCTGCTTCTCAATGTAGAAGGATTCTACAGAGGAGTTGA